From Coffea arabica cultivar ET-39 chromosome 10e, Coffea Arabica ET-39 HiFi, whole genome shotgun sequence, one genomic window encodes:
- the LOC113712706 gene encoding V-type proton ATPase 16 kDa proteolipid subunit: MSSTFSGDETAPFFGFLGAAAALVFSCMGAAYGTAKSGVGVASMGVMRPELVMKSIVPVVMAGVLGIYGLIIAVIISTGINPKTKAYYLFDGYAHLSSGLACGLAGLSAGMAIGIVGDAGVRANAQQPKLFVGMILILIFAEALALYGLIVGIILSSRAGQSRAD; the protein is encoded by the exons ATGTCTTCGACCTTCAGCGGCGATGAAACGGCACCGTTCTTCGGCTTCCTGGGGGCTGCCGCTGCTTTAGTCTTCTCCT GTATGGGAGCGGCGTATGGGACGGCGAAGAGTGGAGTAGGGGTGGCGTCGATGGGTGTGATGAGGCCGGAGCTGGTGATGAAGTCCATTGTTCCCGTGGTTATGGCTGGTGTGCTTGGTATTTACGGGCTTATTATTGCTGTGATTATTAGCACGGGCATCAACCCTAAGACCAAGGCTTACTATCTCTTTGATGGTTATGCTCATCTCTCTTCTGGTCTTGCTTGTGGCCTCGCTGGCCTTTCTGCTGGTATGGCAATTGGAATTGTTGGTGATGCCGGTGTTAG AGCCAATGCGCAACAACCTAAGCTTTTCGTGGGTATGATTCTCATCCTTATTTTTGCTGAAGCCCTGGCTCTCTACGGTCTGATTGTTGGCATCATCCTCTCTTCTCGAGCTGGTCAATCAAGAGCAGATTAG
- the LOC113712030 gene encoding uncharacterized protein has protein sequence MSTTATFLHLTAVVVLMCAATLSFTCADNATEIQALFIFKQNLDDPLGAMDGWDSSTPSAPCDWPGIACFEGHVRELRLPRFQLSGRLTDQLRNLRQLRRLSLHSNNLNGSIPPALSQCAFLRAVYLQYNSLSGALPPALSKLTNLQVLNVAHNFISGQVSGDVPPGLRVLDLSSNSFSGNIPANFSAFTQLQLINLSYNQFSGEIPATLGDLSNLQYLWLDSNRLYGTIPSAISNCSSLIHLSAGDNNLQGLVPATIGILPSLQVISLQHNQLSGVVPTSIICSISNVSAHLVRIIDLSFNGFTGIQGLADNAICSSIMEVLDLHGNQIKDVFPGWLINVSTLKILDISGNSISGVIPNTIGNLTSLEELRLANNSLTGGIPDGIRQCGSLRVLDLGGNRLSGLIPDFLGEMRSLELLSLGENYFSGSIPGSLGGLTRLESLDLSNNNLNGTLPQELIALSNLSSLNLSRNDFSGGFPGNIGDMKGLMVLNVSGCRFLGPIPESVGNLLRLRILDLSQQNFSGELPLGIFGLPSLQVVAVEENLLSGDVPEGFSSLTSLQYLNLSSNAFSGEIPDTYGFLTSLTVLSLAENHVSGSIPAELSNCSNLEVLELRGNRLTGRILNDFSQLSHLEKLDLGQNSLNGAIPPSISNCFSLRMLLLDSNHVFGRIPQSLSNLSNLTALDLSSNDLSGDIPESLSSISGLKHLNLSHNNLQGEIPASLASRFNDSSIFAMNDNLCGMPLTECRKPKRRRVKRLILMIFVAAAAGLILFCCCGAYLYGLIWWRKKLRAKAAGEKKRSPSPRDVGGRGSGENGGPKLVLFNNKITYAETLEATRQFDEENVLSRGKYGLLYKATYADGMVLAIRRLPDTSIDVNTFRKEAESLGKVKHRNLTVLRGYYAGPPSDIRLLVYDYMPNGNLATLLQEALHQDGHVLNWPMRHLIALGIARGLAFLHSASVVHGDIKPQNILFDADFEAHLSDFGLDKLTIATPAEASTSSTPVGTLGYVAPEVTLTGLPTKEADVYSYGIVLLEILTGKKPVMFNHDEDIVKWVKRQLQTGQISELLEPGLLELDPESAEWEEFLLGVKVGLLCTMPDPLERPSMTDVVFMLEGCRVGPDMPSSADPTTIPSPI, from the coding sequence ATGTCAACAACGGCTACGTTTCTTCACTTGACCGCGGTGGTGGTGCTAATGTGCGCCGCCACCTTATCCTTCACGTGCGCCGATAATGCAACCGAGATTCAAGCGTTGTTCATTTTCAAGCAGAATCTGGATGATCCGCTCGGAGCAATGGACGGTTGGGATTCATCCACGCCTTCAGCGCCCTGTGACTGGCCCGGCATTGCCTGTTTTGAAGGCCATGTTCGTGAGCTCCGCCTGCCCCGGTTCCAGCTCAGCGGCCGGCTGACAGACCAGCTTCGTAACTTGCGCCAGCTGCGCAGGTTAAGCCTCCATTCCAACAACCTCAACGGTTCCATCCCACCGGCCCTCTCCCAGTGCGCCTTCCTACGCGCCGTCTACCTCCAGTACAACTCTCTCTCCGGCGCCCTCCCTCCCGCCTTGTCCAAATTAACCAACCTTCAAGTCCTCAATGTCGCCCACAATTTCATCTCCGGACAGGTCTCCGGCGACGTCCCGCCTGGCCTCCGGGTCCTCGACCTCTCCTCAAACTCCTTCTCCGGCAACATCCCGGCAAACTTCTCGGCCTTCACTCAACTCCAACTCATAAACTTGTCATACAACCAATTCTCCGGCGAGATTCCTGCGACGTTGGGCGACCTGTCCAACCTCCAATACCTCTGGCTAGACTCAAACCGCCTTTACGGCACAATCCCATCTGCTATCTCCAACTGCTCTAGCCTCATCCACCTCAGCGCCGGAGATAATAACCTACAGGGACTCGTTCCGGCGACGATTGGTATATTGCCGAGCTTACAAGTAATTTCTCTACAGCATAATCAGCTTTCTGGGGTGGTCCCAACTTCCATAATTTGCAGCATTTCAAATGTCAGTGCTCATTTAGTTAGGATCATTGACCTGAGTTTTAATGGGTTCACGGGGATTCAGGGCCTAGCTGATAATGCAATATGTTCAAGTATTATGGAAGTTTTAGACCTTCACGGGAATCAGATAAAAGATGTGTTTCCAGGGTGGTTAATTAATGTTTCAACCTTGAAGATTTTGGATATTTCCGGGAATTCAATTTCAGGGGTTATACCAAATACAATTGGAAATTTGACAAGTCTCGAGGAGCTTAGGCTGGCGAATAATTCCTTGACTGGTGGGATTCCGGATGGTATTCGACAATGTGGGTCATTAAGAGTGTTGGACTTGGGAGGCAACCGGTTGTCGGGCTTGATTCCGGATTTTCTGGGGGAAATGAGGAGCCTGGAGTTGCTATCCCTGGGAGAAAATTATTTTAGCGGGTCAATTCCCGGGAGTTTAGGTGGTCTTACCCGGCTTGAGTCTCTGGATTTGAGTAATAATAATCTTAATGGGACTTTGCCCCAAGAGCTGATAGCGCTTAGCAATTTGAGTAGTTTGAACTTGAGTAGAAATGATTTTTCGGGTGGATTTCCAGGGAATATTGGGGATATGAAGGGGTTGATGGTGTTAAATGTTAGTGGCTGTAGATTTTTGGGGCCCATTCCTGAGAGTGTAGGAAATTTGTTGAGGCTGAGAATTTTGGATTTGagtcagcaaaatttttcaggGGAACTGCCTCTTGGGATTTTTGGGTTGCCAAGTTTGCAAGTTGTTGCTGTAGAAGAGAACTTGTTATCAGGAGATGTTCCTGAAGGTTTTAGTAGCTTAACAAGCTTGCAGTATCTGAACCTCTCGTCTAATGCATTCTCTGGTGAGATTCCCGATACATATGGGTTCCTCACATCCTTGACTGTATTATCTCTTGCTGAAAATCATGTTAGCGGTTCAATTCCTGCTGAGTTGAGCAATTGTTCAAATCTTGAAGTCTTAGAGCTGCGTGGGAATCGCTTAACAGGTCGAATTCTAAATGATTTCTCGCAGTTATCTCACTTGGAGAAGCTTGATCTGGGTCAGAATAGTCTAAATGGTGCAATTCCACCGAGCATTTCCAACTGTTTCTCATTGAGGATGCTACTACTAGATTCTAATCACGTTTTTGGAAGAATACCACAGTCACTGTCAAATTTATCCAATTTAACAGCGTTGGATCTCTCTTCCAATGATTTAAGTGGAGACATACCCGAAAGCCTTTCTTccatttctggtttgaagcatTTGAATCTTTCCCATAACAATCTTCAGGGTGAAATCCCTGCATCTCTGGCTTCACGTTTTAATGATTCTTCTATTTTTGCAATGAATGACAATTTATGTGGAATGCCACTGACTGAGTGTAGGAAACCAAAAAGGCGGAGAGTGAAAAGGTTGATTCTGATGATATTCGTGGCTGCCGCAGCAGgtttgattttgttttgctGCTGTGGCGCGTACCTATACGGTCTTATATGGTGGCGTAAGAAGCTGAGAGCTAAAGCAGCTGGAGAGAAGAAAAGAAGTCCGAGTCCGAGAGACGTGGGGGGTCGCGGAAGTGGAGAGAATGGAGGGCCGAAGTTAGTATTGTTCAACAACAAGATCACATATGCAGAGACTTTAGAAGCAACAAGGCAGTTTGATGAGGAGAATGTGTTGAGCAGAGGAAAATATGGCCTCCTATACAAGGCTACTTATGCAGATGGAATGGTGCTTGCCATCCGTCGCCTTCCTGATACATCCATTGACGTAAACACATTCCGCAAAGAAGCTGAATCGCTTGGTAAGGTGAAACATCGCAATCTGACAGTTCTTCGAGGGTACTATGCAGGACCTCCTTCGGACATTCGCCTTCTCGTGTACGATTACATGCCCAATGGCAACCTGGCCACCCTCCTCCAGGAGGCTTTGCACCAGGATGGTCATGTCCTCAATTGGCCAATGCGCCACCTGATTGCACTCGGCATTGCTCGCGGGCTGGCATTCTTGCACTCAGCCTCGGTGGTGCATGGAGATATAAAGCCACAAAATATCTTGTTTGACGCTGACTTTGAGGCCCATCTCTCTGATTTTGGCTTAGATAAACTAACGATAGCAACACCAGCCGAAGCATCGACGTCTTCAACCCCCGTTGGAACTCTTGGCTACGTCGCGCCGGAAGTCACGTTGACTGGCCTGCCGACAAAGGAAGCTGATGTATATAGTTACGGAATAGTCTTGCTAGAGATACTGACAGGAAAAAAGCCAGTGATGTTCAATCACGATGAGGACATCGTCAAGTGGGTCAAGCGGCAACTACAAACTGGTCAAATTTCAGAACTGCTCGAACCGGGATTGCTTGAGCTGGATCCAGAATCTGCAGAGTGGGAAGAGTTCTTGTTGGGAGTAAAAGTGGGTTTGCTATGCACAATGCCAGACCCTCTCGAAAGACCATCTATGACTGACGTTGTTTTCATGCTAGAAGGCTGCCGGGTTGGCCCTGACATGCCTTCCTCGGCTGATCCCACGACCATTCCTTCCCCCATCTGA
- the LOC113713072 gene encoding probable 1-acylglycerol-3-phosphate O-acyltransferase isoform X1 yields MKLRRPNSRWSKKISLASMAEGIASPAAAAATTSQTATSTAATTAESICKKRSLWPSILRWIPTSTDHIIRAEKRLLSVVKTPYIQEHVNIGSGPPGSTVRWFRSVSNDPKFINTLTFDSKEGSPTLVMVHGYGASQGFFFRNFDTLAAHFKVIAIDQLGWGGSSRPDFTCKSTEETEAWFIDSLEEWRKAKNLSNFILLGHSFGGYVAAKYALKHPEHIQHLILVGPAGFASENDYKSEWLTRFRATWKGAVLNHLWESNFTPQKIVRGLGPWGPDMVRKYTSARFGSRAQGSVLTEEESRLLTDYVYHTLAAKASGELCLKYIFSFGAFARMPLVQRASEWKVPTSFIYGFQDWMNYQGAQEARQHMRVPCEIIRVPQAGHFVFIDAPDGFHSAVLHACRRFLSPDPDSESLPEGLTTA; encoded by the exons ATGAAACTTAGGAGGCCAAACAGCAGGTGGTCAAAGAAGATATCGCTGGCGAGCATGGCGGAGGGAATTGCTTCTCCTGCTGCCGCAGCCGCAACCACCTCTCAAACTGCAACCTCTACCGCCGCCACTACGGCCGAGTCTATTTGCAAGAAGAGATCGCTATGGCCTTCCATTCTTCGTTGGATACCTACCTCCACCGACCACATCATCAGAGCTGAGAAACGCCTCCTGTCTGTTGTAAA GACTCCATATATTCAAGAACACGTTAACATAGGATCTGGCCCACCAGGTTCTACAGTCAGGTGGTTTCGCTCTGTTAGCAATGACCCAAAATTTATCAATACACTAACTTTCGACAGCAAAGAGGGTTCTCCCACTCTTGTTATGGTACATGGATACGGTGCTTCCCAAGGTTTCTTCTTTCGGAACTTTGATACTCTTGCGGCTCATTTCAAAGTCATTGCTATTGATCAGCTTGG TTGGGGTGGATCAAGCAGGCCTGACTTCACGTGCAAAAGTACAGAAG AAACTGAGGCATGGTTTATTGATTCCTTAGAGGAATGGCGCAAAGCCAAGAATCTTagcaattttattttacttggtCATTCATTTGGCGGGTATGTTGCTGCAAAATATGCTCTCAAG CATCCTGAGCACATTCAGCACTTGATTTTAGTTGGACCTGCTGGATTTGCTTCAGAAAATGATTACAAGAGTGAATGGCTCACTCGTTTTAGAGCAACGTGGAAAGGAGCCGTTTTGAATCATCTGTGGGAGTCTAACTTCACTCCACAGAAAATTGTAAG AGGTTTAGGCCCCTGGGGACCAGATATGGTCCGCAAATATACAAGTGCTCGGTTTGGTTCTCGCGCACAGGGATCTGTTCTGACTGAGGAGGAATCCAGATTACTCACAG ATTATGTATACCACACTTTAGCAGCCAAAGCTAGCGGAGAACTGTGTTTAAAGTACATATTTTCGTTCGGAGCATTTGCTAGGATGCCTCTTGTCCAAAG GGCATCAGAATGGAAGGTGCCAACTTCCTTTATTTATGGTTTCCAGGATTGGATGAATTATCAAGGGGCGCAAGAAGCTCGCCAGCATATGAGGGTTCCATGCGAAATCATAAGGGTCCCTCAG GCTGGCCATTTTGTATTTATAGACGCTCCAGATGGTTTCCATTCAGCGGTTCTGCATGCTTGCAGGAGGTTTTTGTCCCCTGATCCTGACAGTGAGTCCCTCCCTGAGGGCCTGACAACTGCTTAG
- the LOC113713072 gene encoding probable 1-acylglycerol-3-phosphate O-acyltransferase isoform X2, translating to MTPYIQEHVNIGSGPPGSTVRWFRSVSNDPKFINTLTFDSKEGSPTLVMVHGYGASQGFFFRNFDTLAAHFKVIAIDQLGWGGSSRPDFTCKSTEETEAWFIDSLEEWRKAKNLSNFILLGHSFGGYVAAKYALKHPEHIQHLILVGPAGFASENDYKSEWLTRFRATWKGAVLNHLWESNFTPQKIVRGLGPWGPDMVRKYTSARFGSRAQGSVLTEEESRLLTDYVYHTLAAKASGELCLKYIFSFGAFARMPLVQRASEWKVPTSFIYGFQDWMNYQGAQEARQHMRVPCEIIRVPQAGHFVFIDAPDGFHSAVLHACRRFLSPDPDSESLPEGLTTA from the exons AT GACTCCATATATTCAAGAACACGTTAACATAGGATCTGGCCCACCAGGTTCTACAGTCAGGTGGTTTCGCTCTGTTAGCAATGACCCAAAATTTATCAATACACTAACTTTCGACAGCAAAGAGGGTTCTCCCACTCTTGTTATGGTACATGGATACGGTGCTTCCCAAGGTTTCTTCTTTCGGAACTTTGATACTCTTGCGGCTCATTTCAAAGTCATTGCTATTGATCAGCTTGG TTGGGGTGGATCAAGCAGGCCTGACTTCACGTGCAAAAGTACAGAAG AAACTGAGGCATGGTTTATTGATTCCTTAGAGGAATGGCGCAAAGCCAAGAATCTTagcaattttattttacttggtCATTCATTTGGCGGGTATGTTGCTGCAAAATATGCTCTCAAG CATCCTGAGCACATTCAGCACTTGATTTTAGTTGGACCTGCTGGATTTGCTTCAGAAAATGATTACAAGAGTGAATGGCTCACTCGTTTTAGAGCAACGTGGAAAGGAGCCGTTTTGAATCATCTGTGGGAGTCTAACTTCACTCCACAGAAAATTGTAAG AGGTTTAGGCCCCTGGGGACCAGATATGGTCCGCAAATATACAAGTGCTCGGTTTGGTTCTCGCGCACAGGGATCTGTTCTGACTGAGGAGGAATCCAGATTACTCACAG ATTATGTATACCACACTTTAGCAGCCAAAGCTAGCGGAGAACTGTGTTTAAAGTACATATTTTCGTTCGGAGCATTTGCTAGGATGCCTCTTGTCCAAAG GGCATCAGAATGGAAGGTGCCAACTTCCTTTATTTATGGTTTCCAGGATTGGATGAATTATCAAGGGGCGCAAGAAGCTCGCCAGCATATGAGGGTTCCATGCGAAATCATAAGGGTCCCTCAG GCTGGCCATTTTGTATTTATAGACGCTCCAGATGGTTTCCATTCAGCGGTTCTGCATGCTTGCAGGAGGTTTTTGTCCCCTGATCCTGACAGTGAGTCCCTCCCTGAGGGCCTGACAACTGCTTAG
- the LOC113712829 gene encoding V-type proton ATPase 16 kDa proteolipid subunit, whose product MSSTFSGDETAPFFGFLGAAAALVFSCMGAAYGTAKSGVGVASMGVMRPELVMKSIVPVVMAGVLGIYGLIIAVIISTGINPKTKAYYLFDGYAHLSSGLACGLAGLSAGMAIGIVGDAGVRANAQQPKLFVGMILILIFAEALALYGLIVGIILSSRAGQSRAD is encoded by the exons ATGTCTTCGACTTTCAGTGGCGATGAGACCGCACCCTTCTTTGGCTTTCTCGGCGCTGCTGCTGCCCTAGTCTTTTCAT GTATGGGAGCAGCTTATGGGACGGCCAAGAGTGGCGTAGGAGTGGCGTCGATGGGAGTGATGAGGCCGGAGCTGGTGATGAAGTCTATAGTTCCGGTGGTCATGGCTGGTGTGCTTGGTATCTACGGATTGATTATTGCCGTGATTATAAGTACCGGAATCAACCCTAAGACTAAAGCGTACTATCTCTTCGATGGTTACGCTCACCTTTCTTCTGGTCTTGCTTGTGGCCTCGCTGGTCTTTCTGCTGGTATGGCTATCGGAATCGTCGGTGATGCCGGCGTCAG AGCCAATGCTCAACAGCCGAAGCTTTTTGTGGGtatgattcttattcttatttttGCCGAAGCCTTGGCTCTTTATGGCCTTATTGTTGGCATCATCCTCTCTTCTCGAGCTGGTCAATCAAGAGCAGATTAG